The following coding sequences are from one Salvelinus fontinalis isolate EN_2023a unplaced genomic scaffold, ASM2944872v1 scaffold_0248, whole genome shotgun sequence window:
- the LOC129844912 gene encoding ephrin-B2-like — MRGGVCATQGMKVILKVGQNPYGLPPKPAKPDQSAGRTNTRNTGGAGNATHPRVPSGGAGDSGGAGGENGPLPPSNVAVIAGAAGGSAFLLLVTAVICVVCYRRRHAKHSESHHPPLSLSSLTSPKRHGGGHGGGHGGGNNNGSEPSDIIIPLRASDSAYCPHYEKVSGDYGHPVYIVQEMPPQSPANIYYKV, encoded by the exons ATGAGGGGAGGAGTGTGTGCCACGCAGGGTATGAAGGTGATCCTCAAAGTGGGACAGA ACCCATATGGACTGCCCCCGAAACCTGCCAAACCAGACCAAAGTGCGGGCCGTACCAACACCAGAAATACAG GTGGTGCTGGTAACGCCACCCATCCCAGGGTTCCTAGCGGTGGCGCCGGGGATTCGGGAGGCGCAGGGGGCGAGAACGGACCCCTCCCCCCCTCCAACGTGGCCGTCATCGCCGGCGCTGCAGGGGGCTCCGCCTTCCTCCTCCTGGTCACCGCGGTGATCTGCGTGGTGTGTTACCGGCGGCGACACGCCAAGCACTCGGAGTCCCACCACCCGCCCCTGTCACTCTCCTCCCTCACCAGCCCCAAGAGGCATGGCGGCGGGCACGGCGGCGGCCATGGGGGCGGTAACAACAACGGCTCGGAACCCAGTGACATCATCATCCCGCTGCGGGCTTCGGACTCGGCGTACTGCCCTCACTACGAGAAGGTGAGCGGGGACTACGGTCACCCCGTCTACATCGTCCAGGAGATGCCCCCCCAGAGTCCAGCAAACATCTACTACAAAGTATGA